The following are from one region of the Erwinia billingiae Eb661 genome:
- the mraY gene encoding phospho-N-acetylmuramoyl-pentapeptide-transferase: MLVWLAEHLVTFYSGFNVFSYLTFRAIVSLLTALFISLWMGPKMIARLQEMSFGQVVRNDGPESHFSKRGTPTMGGVMILFSITVSVLMWAYPSNPYVWCVLVVLVGFGIIGFVDDYRKVVRKDTKGLIARWKYFWMSVISLGVAFGLYIAGKGTPATELVVPFFKDIMPQLGLFYVVLAYFVIVGTGNAVNLTDGLDGLAIMPTVFVAAGFALVAWATGNVKFAEYLHIPYLRHAGELVIVCTAIVGAGLGFLWFNTYPAQVFMGDVGSLALGGALGTIAVLLRQEFLLVIMGGVFVVETLSVILQVGSFKLRGQRIFRMAPIHHHYELKGWPEPRVIVRFWIISLMLVLIGLATLKVR, from the coding sequence ATGCTAGTCTGGCTGGCCGAACATTTGGTCACTTTTTATTCTGGCTTCAACGTCTTTTCCTATCTGACGTTTCGCGCCATTGTCAGCCTGCTGACCGCCCTGTTTATCTCTTTGTGGATGGGGCCGAAAATGATCGCCCGTCTGCAGGAAATGTCCTTTGGCCAGGTCGTCCGTAACGACGGTCCGGAATCACACTTCAGCAAACGCGGCACGCCGACGATGGGCGGGGTGATGATCCTGTTTTCCATCACCGTATCCGTGCTGATGTGGGCTTATCCTTCTAATCCGTACGTTTGGTGCGTGCTGGTGGTATTAGTCGGCTTCGGCATCATCGGATTTGTCGACGACTACCGCAAAGTGGTGCGTAAAGACACCAAAGGGCTGATCGCCCGCTGGAAATACTTCTGGATGTCGGTGATCTCGCTGGGTGTCGCCTTCGGGTTGTACATCGCCGGTAAAGGGACGCCAGCCACTGAGTTAGTGGTGCCGTTCTTCAAAGACATCATGCCGCAGCTGGGCCTGTTCTATGTGGTGCTGGCGTACTTCGTGATTGTCGGCACCGGCAACGCCGTTAACCTGACCGATGGCCTCGATGGCCTGGCCATTATGCCGACCGTGTTTGTCGCCGCCGGTTTTGCGCTGGTCGCCTGGGCAACGGGTAACGTCAAGTTTGCTGAATACCTGCACATTCCCTATCTGCGCCATGCCGGCGAGCTGGTGATCGTTTGTACGGCGATCGTCGGAGCCGGTCTGGGTTTCCTGTGGTTCAACACCTATCCGGCGCAGGTCTTTATGGGCGATGTCGGCTCTCTGGCGTTGGGCGGCGCGCTGGGCACCATTGCCGTGCTGCTGCGTCAGGAATTCCTGCTGGTGATCATGGGCGGCGTGTTCGTGGTTGAAACCCTGTCGGTGATCCTGCAGGTGGGTTCCTTCAAATTACGCGGTCAGCGCATTTTCCGTATGGCGCCGATCCACCACCATTACGAACTTAAAGGCTGGCCGGAACCGCGCGTGATTGTGCGCTTTTGGATTATTTCTCTGATGCTGGTGCTGATTGGCCTGGCAACACTGAAGGTGCGGTAA
- the murF gene encoding UDP-N-acetylmuramoyl-tripeptide--D-alanyl-D-alanine ligase, with amino-acid sequence MITLTLQKLADLTGGKLFGGDLSVDQVTTDTRKVSAGCLFIALQGERFDAHDFVGEAMAAGASALLVSKHVTVAVPQVVVADTRIALGQLAGWVRQQSTARVVALTGSSGKTSVKEMTAAILRECGETLYTAGNLNNDIGVPLTLLRLNASHQYAVVELGANHQGEIAYTTEITRPETALVNNLAAAHLEGFGSLAGVAKAKGEIFQGLPINGTAILNADSNDWPHWQHSLHSKTVWRFSSAPQADSDFSATDVKVTSSGTHFVMITPAGSIAIQLPLPGRHNIANALAAAALALSVDAPLSAIQKGLSHLQAVPGRLYPVALAENKLLLDDSYNANVGSMTAAAQVLSEMPGYRVMVVGDMGELGDEAEECHREVGEAARLAGIDKVLSVGKMSHLISEASGAGEHLQDKAAVTARLQTLLAEHDVITILVKGSRSAAMEQVVQSLQEKGTC; translated from the coding sequence ATGATTACACTGACTCTGCAAAAGCTGGCCGACTTAACTGGCGGCAAACTGTTCGGTGGTGACCTGTCCGTCGATCAAGTCACCACTGATACTCGCAAAGTCAGCGCGGGTTGCCTGTTCATCGCCCTACAGGGTGAACGTTTTGATGCCCATGACTTTGTGGGTGAGGCGATGGCAGCCGGTGCATCCGCACTTCTGGTTAGTAAGCACGTAACTGTGGCTGTGCCTCAGGTCGTGGTGGCTGATACCCGCATCGCGCTGGGTCAGCTGGCCGGCTGGGTGCGTCAGCAATCCACCGCGCGCGTGGTAGCTCTGACCGGATCCTCAGGTAAAACCTCGGTGAAAGAGATGACGGCCGCCATTCTTCGTGAATGTGGCGAGACGCTCTATACCGCAGGAAACCTGAATAATGATATTGGGGTGCCCCTGACCCTGTTGCGCCTGAATGCCTCGCATCAATATGCAGTCGTCGAGCTGGGTGCCAATCACCAGGGCGAAATTGCCTACACCACAGAAATTACCCGTCCAGAAACGGCGTTGGTGAATAACCTGGCGGCCGCGCATCTGGAAGGATTTGGATCGCTGGCGGGTGTGGCTAAAGCCAAAGGCGAAATTTTCCAGGGATTGCCAATCAACGGCACGGCGATCCTCAATGCAGACAGCAATGACTGGCCGCACTGGCAGCATTCCCTGCACAGCAAAACGGTCTGGCGTTTTTCCTCCGCGCCGCAAGCTGACAGCGACTTCTCCGCGACCGACGTTAAGGTCACCAGCAGCGGTACGCACTTCGTGATGATCACGCCTGCTGGCAGCATCGCCATTCAGCTCCCGCTGCCGGGACGCCACAATATTGCCAATGCGCTGGCCGCTGCGGCACTGGCATTGTCGGTCGATGCCCCATTAAGCGCTATCCAGAAGGGATTAAGCCATCTTCAGGCCGTACCGGGACGTTTATATCCGGTAGCGCTGGCTGAGAACAAACTGCTGCTGGATGACAGTTACAACGCCAACGTCGGTTCAATGACGGCTGCCGCACAGGTGCTGTCCGAGATGCCGGGTTACCGCGTGATGGTGGTAGGCGATATGGGCGAGCTGGGCGATGAGGCAGAAGAGTGCCACCGCGAAGTGGGCGAAGCCGCACGGCTGGCAGGAATCGATAAAGTTCTGAGCGTTGGCAAGATGAGTCACCTTATCAGTGAAGCCAGCGGCGCAGGAGAGCATTTACAAGACAAGGCGGCCGTTACGGCACGTCTGCAGACGCTGCTCGCTGAGCATGACGTCATCACTATTTTAGTCAAAGGTTCGCGTAGTGCCGCCATGGAGCAGGTAGTACAGAGCTTACAGGAGAAAGGAACATGCTAG
- the ftsL gene encoding cell division protein FtsL — protein sequence MIGNERHSLPGVIGGDILRHGKIPVILAVAVLISAVLVVTTAHKTRLLTAQREQLVLERDALDIEWRNLILEENALGDHSRVERTATEKLQMQHVDPSQENIVVQP from the coding sequence ATGATTGGCAACGAGCGACACAGCTTACCGGGCGTGATCGGCGGCGATATCCTTCGCCACGGTAAAATCCCGGTGATCCTCGCTGTCGCTGTGTTGATCTCAGCGGTGTTAGTGGTGACCACGGCGCATAAAACGCGCCTGCTCACCGCACAGCGCGAACAGTTAGTGCTGGAGCGGGACGCGCTGGATATCGAATGGCGCAACCTGATCCTGGAAGAGAATGCCCTCGGTGATCACAGCCGGGTTGAGAGGACGGCAACGGAAAAACTGCAAATGCAGCATGTCGATCCATCGCAGGAAAACATCGTGGTACAACCTTAA
- the murG gene encoding undecaprenyldiphospho-muramoylpentapeptide beta-N-acetylglucosaminyltransferase, translating to MKGKRLMVMAGGTGGHVFPGLAVAHHLMDQGWQVRWLGTADRMEADLVPKHGIDIDFIRISGLRGKGLKAQLTAPLRIFNAVRQARAIMKAYKPDVVLGMGGYVSGPGGLAAWSCGIPVVLHEQNGIAGLTNKWLAKIAKKVMQAFPGAFPNADVVGNPVRTDVLALPLPAERLANRSGPIRVLIIGGSQGARVLNQTMPQVAALLGDSVTLWHQVGKGALEGVNQVYEQLNLTQHKVTEFIDDMAAAYAWADVVVCRSGALTVSEVAAAGLPAIFVPFQHKDRQQYWNAIPLEQAGAAKIYEQPQFTAEGVADTLARWDRPTLLQMAEKARAVAIPDATDRVAAEVSKAAL from the coding sequence ATGAAAGGGAAGCGACTGATGGTCATGGCTGGCGGAACCGGTGGGCACGTTTTCCCCGGGCTGGCGGTTGCGCATCATCTGATGGATCAGGGCTGGCAGGTTCGCTGGTTGGGCACGGCGGATCGTATGGAAGCCGATTTGGTTCCTAAGCACGGCATCGACATCGATTTTATCCGGATCTCCGGCCTGCGCGGTAAAGGCCTGAAGGCGCAGCTCACCGCGCCACTGCGTATTTTCAACGCGGTGCGTCAGGCCAGAGCCATCATGAAGGCCTACAAGCCGGATGTGGTACTGGGGATGGGCGGCTACGTTTCCGGTCCGGGTGGCTTAGCGGCCTGGAGCTGCGGCATCCCGGTGGTGCTGCATGAGCAGAACGGTATTGCCGGCCTGACCAACAAATGGCTGGCGAAAATTGCCAAAAAGGTGATGCAGGCATTCCCCGGCGCATTCCCCAATGCGGACGTTGTTGGCAACCCGGTGCGGACCGATGTGCTGGCGCTGCCGTTACCGGCTGAACGTCTGGCCAACCGCAGCGGCCCGATCCGCGTGCTGATCATCGGCGGAAGCCAGGGCGCGCGGGTGCTGAACCAGACCATGCCTCAGGTTGCGGCGCTGTTGGGTGACTCAGTTACCCTCTGGCACCAGGTAGGGAAGGGCGCTTTGGAAGGCGTGAATCAGGTTTATGAGCAGTTGAACCTGACGCAGCATAAAGTCACCGAATTTATCGACGATATGGCTGCGGCCTACGCCTGGGCAGACGTCGTCGTTTGCCGTTCAGGTGCGCTGACGGTCAGTGAAGTCGCCGCCGCAGGCTTACCGGCGATTTTTGTACCGTTTCAGCATAAAGACCGCCAGCAGTACTGGAATGCGATACCGCTGGAGCAGGCGGGCGCCGCCAAAATTTATGAACAGCCGCAGTTTACTGCGGAGGGTGTGGCAGACACGCTGGCCCGTTGGGATCGACCGACTTTACTGCAAATGGCAGAAAAAGCGCGTGCCGTAGCGATCCCCGATGCGACCGACCGGGTTGCAGCGGAAGTCAGTAAAGCTGCGCTTTAA
- the murE gene encoding UDP-N-acetylmuramoyl-L-alanyl-D-glutamate--2,6-diaminopimelate ligase encodes MTDRSLRDLLAPWVPGAPERALHEMILDSREAASGDLFVAIKGHAADGRRFIPQAIAQGVAAVIADAEGEAEDGDITEMHGVPVIYLAQLSQRLSALAGRFYQQPGDKLRLIGVTGTNGKTTTTQLLAQWGQLLGETGAVMGTVGNGLYGHLVPAENTTGSAVEVQQTLHSLVEQGATLAAMEISSHGLVQHRVAALPFAAAAFTNLSRDHLDYHGDMARYEAAKWLLFSEHQVGQIIVNADDEVGRRWLQKLPDAVAVTMEDNIDPGCHGRWLQATEVDYHDNGAKIRFDSSWGEGEIESRLMGAFNVSNLLVALGTLLALGYPLDSLIATGNQLQPVTGRMEVFSAPGKPTVVVDYAHTPDALEKALEAARLHCTGKLWCVFGCGGDRDKGKRPLMGAIAEQFSDVVVITDDNPRSEDPAAIVADILSGLLDAGRARVMPGRAQAVTNTVMQAQEGDIVLVAGKGHEDYQIVGNRRLDYSDRITVARLLGVIA; translated from the coding sequence GTGACCGATCGTAGTTTGCGCGACTTACTGGCCCCGTGGGTGCCTGGAGCACCTGAGCGGGCGCTGCATGAAATGATCCTGGACAGCCGCGAGGCTGCGTCCGGCGATCTGTTCGTCGCGATTAAAGGTCATGCGGCCGATGGTCGCCGCTTTATTCCACAAGCTATCGCCCAGGGCGTTGCCGCAGTGATAGCCGATGCAGAGGGTGAAGCTGAAGATGGCGACATCACCGAAATGCACGGCGTGCCGGTGATTTATCTCGCACAGCTTTCGCAGCGTTTATCGGCGCTGGCCGGACGCTTCTACCAGCAGCCGGGCGATAAGCTCCGTCTGATTGGTGTGACCGGCACCAACGGTAAGACCACGACGACGCAACTGCTGGCGCAATGGGGCCAGTTACTGGGTGAAACCGGGGCGGTGATGGGTACCGTGGGCAATGGCCTGTACGGCCATCTTGTTCCGGCAGAAAACACCACCGGTTCTGCGGTTGAGGTTCAGCAAACGTTGCACTCACTGGTTGAGCAGGGCGCGACGCTGGCGGCGATGGAGATCTCTTCGCACGGTCTGGTACAGCATCGCGTTGCGGCACTGCCTTTCGCCGCGGCCGCTTTCACCAATCTGAGCCGTGACCACCTTGATTATCATGGTGATATGGCGCGCTACGAAGCCGCGAAATGGCTGCTGTTCTCTGAACATCAGGTCGGCCAGATCATCGTCAATGCCGATGATGAAGTCGGTCGCCGCTGGTTGCAGAAGCTGCCGGATGCGGTCGCGGTCACCATGGAAGACAACATTGATCCCGGCTGCCATGGCCGCTGGCTGCAGGCGACAGAAGTCGATTACCACGACAACGGCGCTAAAATCCGCTTCGATTCCAGCTGGGGCGAAGGGGAAATTGAGAGCCGCCTGATGGGCGCGTTCAACGTCAGTAACCTGCTGGTGGCGTTAGGCACGCTGCTGGCGCTGGGTTATCCGCTGGATTCGCTGATTGCCACCGGCAATCAACTGCAGCCGGTGACGGGCCGTATGGAAGTGTTTAGTGCACCAGGCAAGCCGACGGTGGTGGTGGATTATGCCCACACGCCGGATGCATTGGAAAAGGCGCTGGAAGCTGCGCGTTTGCACTGTACAGGCAAACTGTGGTGCGTCTTTGGCTGCGGCGGCGATCGTGACAAAGGTAAGCGCCCACTTATGGGTGCTATCGCCGAGCAATTCTCTGACGTGGTGGTGATCACCGATGACAATCCGCGCAGCGAAGATCCGGCAGCAATCGTCGCCGATATTCTGAGCGGGCTGCTGGATGCCGGTCGCGCCCGCGTTATGCCAGGGCGTGCGCAAGCGGTCACTAACACGGTGATGCAGGCGCAGGAAGGCGATATCGTGCTGGTGGCCGGTAAAGGCCACGAAGATTATCAGATAGTTGGCAACCGCCGACTGGACTACTCAGACCGCATTACGGTCGCCCGTCTGCTGGGAGTGATCGCATGA
- the murD gene encoding UDP-N-acetylmuramoyl-L-alanine--D-glutamate ligase: MADYQGKKVVIIGLGLTGLSCVDFFLARGVTPRVMDTRVAPPGLDKLPASVERWLGSLNDSWLQAADLIVASPGMALAHPSLMDAAQAGVEIVGDIELFCREAQAPIVAITGSNGKSTVTTLVGDMAKAAGWQVGVGGNIGLPALMLLEQPAQLYVLELSSFQLETTASLKAAAATILNVTEDHMDRYPLGMQQYRAAKLRVYENAAVCVVNADDAMTFPVRGLDARCVSFGINAGDYHLATESGESWLNVKGDNLMKTSDMTLVGQHNQTNALAALALAEAVGLPLASSLKALTTFSGLAHRFQIALDRNGVRWINDSKATNVGSTEAALNGLQVQGTLWLLLGGDGKSADFSPLTRYLQGDNVRTYCFGRDAQALAELRPEIAVRTETLADAMKQIATQVKPGDMVLLSPACASLDQFKNFERRGDAFTQLAKELG; encoded by the coding sequence ATGGCTGACTATCAGGGTAAAAAAGTGGTCATTATCGGGTTGGGCCTGACCGGGCTCTCCTGTGTTGATTTCTTTTTAGCGCGCGGCGTGACGCCACGCGTGATGGATACCCGTGTCGCCCCGCCGGGCCTCGATAAACTGCCCGCCAGCGTTGAGCGCTGGTTGGGTTCGCTGAATGACAGCTGGTTGCAGGCCGCTGATTTGATCGTTGCCAGCCCGGGTATGGCGTTGGCGCATCCGTCGTTAATGGATGCCGCGCAAGCGGGTGTGGAAATCGTCGGGGATATCGAGCTGTTCTGCCGTGAAGCCCAGGCGCCGATCGTGGCGATCACCGGCTCCAATGGCAAAAGCACCGTGACCACCTTAGTGGGCGATATGGCGAAGGCGGCCGGGTGGCAGGTTGGCGTGGGAGGCAATATTGGTTTGCCTGCGCTGATGCTGCTGGAGCAACCGGCTCAACTGTATGTGCTGGAGCTGTCGAGCTTCCAGCTGGAAACAACCGCCAGCCTGAAGGCCGCCGCGGCAACGATCCTCAATGTTACTGAAGATCATATGGATCGCTATCCGTTAGGCATGCAGCAGTACCGTGCCGCCAAACTGCGCGTCTATGAAAACGCTGCCGTCTGCGTGGTCAACGCCGATGATGCGATGACCTTCCCGGTCCGTGGACTGGATGCGCGCTGCGTCAGCTTTGGCATCAACGCCGGCGATTATCACCTCGCAACGGAATCTGGCGAGAGCTGGCTGAACGTGAAGGGTGACAACCTGATGAAAACCAGCGACATGACGCTGGTTGGACAGCATAACCAGACCAATGCGCTGGCTGCGCTGGCACTGGCTGAGGCCGTTGGTCTGCCGCTGGCATCCAGCCTGAAAGCCTTAACCACCTTTAGCGGGCTGGCGCACCGCTTCCAGATTGCGTTGGATCGTAACGGCGTGCGCTGGATTAACGACTCTAAAGCCACCAACGTCGGCAGTACCGAAGCGGCGTTGAACGGACTGCAGGTGCAGGGCACCTTGTGGCTGCTGCTGGGTGGCGATGGCAAGTCGGCTGATTTCAGCCCGCTGACCCGCTACCTGCAGGGCGATAACGTCCGCACTTACTGCTTTGGTCGTGATGCGCAAGCGCTGGCTGAACTGCGTCCTGAAATCGCCGTACGCACAGAAACGCTGGCAGACGCGATGAAGCAGATCGCCACGCAGGTCAAGCCGGGCGATATGGTGCTGCTTTCCCCAGCCTGCGCCAGCCTGGACCAGTTTAAAAACTTCGAGCGGCGCGGCGACGCGTTCACTCAACTGGCAAAGGAGCTTGGCTGA
- a CDS encoding peptidoglycan glycosyltransferase FtsI: MKAASNKKVKRSENPASFVSWRFALLCGCIFLGLVFLLSRVAYLQVINPDKLVREGDMRSLRVQAVPTSRGMITDRAGRPLAVSVPVNAIWADPKELHDKGGITLDSRWKALSDALSIPLDQLAARVNANPKGRFVYLARQVNPAIGDYIKKLKLPGIFLREESRRYYPAGQVTSHLIGFTNIDGQGIEGVEKSFDKWLTGQPGERTVRKDRHGRVIEDISSVDSRAAHNLALSIDERLQALVYRELNNAVAFNKAESGTAVLVDVNTGEVLAMANSPAYNPNNLTGTTKDVMRNRAITDIFEPGSTVKPMVVMTALQRGVVKENSVLNTVPYRVNGHEIKDVARYNELTLTGVLQKSSNVGVSKLALAMPSSALVDTYARFGLGKATNLGLVGESSGLYPQKQRWSDIERATFSFGYGLMVTPLQLARVYSTIGSYGVLRPLSITKVDPPVAGERVFPEELVRTVMHMMESVALPGGGGVKAAIKGYRIAIKTGTAKKVGPDGGYVNKYIAYTAGVAPASRPRFALVVVINDPQGGKYYGGAVSAPVFGAIMGGVLRTMNIEPDALPPTPTEKTEMVENRREGSSDRS; encoded by the coding sequence ATGAAAGCCGCAAGCAACAAGAAGGTTAAACGCAGCGAGAATCCGGCCAGCTTTGTAAGCTGGCGTTTTGCGTTGTTGTGCGGCTGCATTTTCCTTGGTTTGGTCTTCCTGCTCTCCCGTGTGGCTTATCTGCAGGTGATCAACCCGGACAAACTGGTGCGCGAAGGCGATATGCGTTCGCTTCGCGTGCAGGCGGTGCCAACGTCTCGCGGCATGATTACCGACCGCGCCGGACGCCCTCTGGCGGTCAGCGTGCCGGTCAATGCTATCTGGGCTGACCCGAAAGAACTTCACGATAAGGGCGGTATTACTCTTGATAGCCGCTGGAAAGCGCTGTCGGATGCCCTGTCCATTCCGCTGGACCAGCTTGCCGCCCGAGTCAACGCCAATCCGAAAGGCCGCTTCGTCTATCTGGCGCGCCAGGTCAATCCTGCCATTGGCGATTACATCAAAAAACTGAAGCTGCCCGGCATCTTCCTGCGCGAAGAGTCACGCCGTTACTATCCGGCAGGCCAGGTCACCTCGCACCTGATCGGTTTTACCAATATTGATGGCCAGGGGATTGAGGGCGTTGAGAAAAGCTTCGATAAATGGCTGACCGGCCAACCGGGTGAGCGAACGGTGCGTAAAGACCGTCACGGCCGCGTGATTGAAGACATCTCCTCGGTCGACAGTCGTGCTGCGCATAATCTCGCGCTGAGCATCGACGAACGTTTACAGGCGCTGGTCTATCGCGAACTCAACAACGCGGTGGCCTTCAATAAAGCCGAGTCCGGCACCGCAGTGCTGGTTGATGTCAACACCGGCGAAGTGCTGGCAATGGCGAACAGCCCGGCTTACAACCCCAATAATCTCACTGGCACCACCAAAGACGTGATGCGTAACCGCGCCATCACCGACATCTTTGAACCGGGTTCTACCGTGAAACCGATGGTGGTGATGACCGCGCTGCAACGTGGCGTGGTGAAAGAAAACAGCGTGCTGAATACCGTTCCGTATCGCGTCAATGGCCATGAAATCAAAGACGTGGCGCGCTACAACGAACTGACCCTGACCGGGGTTCTGCAGAAATCGAGTAACGTCGGTGTTTCAAAGCTGGCGTTAGCGATGCCATCCTCAGCGTTAGTAGATACTTACGCACGCTTTGGATTGGGTAAGGCGACCAATTTGGGGTTGGTCGGAGAAAGCAGTGGCTTATATCCTCAAAAACAACGGTGGTCTGACATAGAGAGGGCCACCTTCTCTTTCGGCTACGGGCTAATGGTAACGCCGTTACAGTTAGCGCGAGTCTACTCAACGATTGGCAGTTATGGCGTTCTGCGCCCGCTGTCTATTACCAAAGTTGATCCGCCGGTGGCGGGTGAACGCGTCTTCCCTGAAGAGCTGGTCCGCACCGTCATGCATATGATGGAGAGCGTTGCTCTGCCGGGCGGCGGCGGCGTGAAGGCCGCCATCAAGGGCTATCGTATCGCCATTAAAACGGGTACCGCGAAGAAAGTCGGGCCGGATGGCGGATACGTTAACAAGTACATCGCTTATACCGCAGGTGTTGCACCTGCAAGCCGTCCTCGTTTTGCGCTGGTTGTGGTGATTAACGATCCACAGGGTGGCAAATATTACGGTGGTGCAGTTTCTGCACCGGTGTTTGGCGCGATCATGGGCGGCGTACTGCGCACCATGAATATTGAACCGGATGCGCTGCCACCGACACCGACGGAAAAAACCGAGATGGTAGAGAACAGAAGAGAGGGATCCAGTGACCGATCGTAG
- the rsmH gene encoding 16S rRNA (cytosine(1402)-N(4))-methyltransferase RsmH: MQDNFKHTTVLLDEAVNGLNIKSDGIYLDGTFGRGGHSRLILSQLGEHGRLYAIDRDPQAIAAAAEITDPRFQIIHGPFSALADYADELGLTGKIDGILLDLGVSSPQLDDAERGFSFMRDGPLDMRMDPTKGQSASQWLLQAEESDIAFVLKTFGEERFAKRIARAIVERNREQPMTRTKELADVIYAATPVKDKFKHPATRSFQAIRIWVNSELEEIEQALKGALTALAPEGRLSVISFHSLEDRIVKRFMREQSRGPQVPAGIPMTEAQLAKLGGRHLKAFGKMMPGDEEVKENPRARSSVLRVAERTAS, translated from the coding sequence ATGCAGGATAATTTCAAACATACCACGGTGCTGTTAGATGAGGCGGTAAATGGCCTCAACATTAAATCTGACGGCATTTATCTCGATGGCACCTTTGGACGAGGTGGACATTCGCGCCTGATCCTCTCTCAACTGGGAGAGCACGGTCGTCTCTATGCCATAGACCGCGATCCGCAGGCGATTGCCGCCGCCGCAGAGATCACTGACCCACGTTTCCAGATCATCCATGGCCCTTTTTCCGCGCTGGCAGACTATGCCGACGAACTCGGCCTGACCGGCAAGATCGACGGCATTCTGCTGGATCTTGGCGTGTCATCGCCGCAGCTGGATGATGCCGAACGCGGGTTCTCCTTTATGCGTGATGGACCGCTGGATATGCGCATGGATCCCACCAAAGGACAGTCGGCTTCGCAGTGGTTACTGCAGGCTGAAGAGAGCGATATTGCTTTTGTGCTGAAGACCTTTGGCGAAGAACGTTTTGCCAAGCGTATTGCCCGCGCCATCGTTGAACGCAACCGCGAACAGCCGATGACGCGCACCAAAGAGCTGGCGGATGTGATCTACGCCGCCACGCCAGTGAAAGACAAGTTTAAGCACCCGGCGACCCGCAGCTTCCAGGCGATCCGCATTTGGGTCAACAGCGAGCTGGAAGAGATTGAGCAGGCCTTGAAAGGCGCGCTGACGGCTCTGGCACCGGAAGGTCGTTTATCGGTGATCAGCTTCCATTCACTGGAAGACCGTATCGTTAAACGCTTTATGCGCGAGCAGAGTCGCGGACCTCAGGTCCCCGCCGGGATCCCGATGACCGAAGCGCAGCTGGCTAAGCTGGGTGGGCGCCACCTCAAAGCCTTCGGCAAAATGATGCCGGGTGACGAGGAAGTGAAAGAGAATCCACGCGCCCGCAGTTCTGTCTTACGCGTCGCAGAGAGGACGGCGTCATGA
- the ftsW gene encoding cell division protein FtsW, with amino-acid sequence MRLPGLSLAGGVTNRLKDWVMGPRESDASSMVLYDRTLLWLTIGLAIIGFVMVTSASMPVGQRLSDDPFYFAKRDAFYIALAVGMALVTLRVPMDFWQRYSNIMLLVTVVMLLVVLVVGSSVNGASRWIALGPLRIQPAELSKLSLFCYLASYLVRKVEEVRNNFWGFCKPMGVMVVLAVLLLAQPDLGTVVVLFVTTLAMLFLAGAKLWQFLAIIGSGIFAVCLLIVAEPYRMRRVTSFWNPWEDPFGSGYQLTQSLMAFGRGEFWGQGLGNSVQKLEYLPEAHTDFIFSIIGEELGYIGVVLALLMVFFVAFRAMSIGRRALELDQRFSGFLGCSIGVWFSFQALVNVGAAAGMLPTKGLTLPLISYGGSSLIIMSTAIVFLLRIDYETRLAKAQAFTRGSR; translated from the coding sequence ATGCGTTTACCAGGATTAAGCCTTGCCGGTGGCGTCACGAATCGTCTGAAAGATTGGGTGATGGGCCCACGCGAGAGCGACGCCAGCTCGATGGTTCTTTATGATCGCACGCTGCTGTGGCTGACCATCGGTCTGGCGATCATTGGGTTTGTGATGGTGACCTCGGCATCAATGCCGGTCGGTCAGCGTTTGTCTGACGATCCGTTCTACTTTGCCAAGCGTGATGCGTTCTATATTGCGCTGGCGGTCGGCATGGCGCTGGTAACGCTGCGCGTGCCGATGGATTTCTGGCAGCGTTACAGCAACATCATGCTGCTGGTGACGGTGGTGATGCTGTTAGTGGTGCTGGTGGTGGGCAGCTCGGTCAACGGCGCCTCACGCTGGATTGCATTGGGTCCGCTGCGTATTCAGCCCGCAGAGCTCTCCAAGCTGTCGTTATTCTGCTACCTGGCAAGCTATCTGGTGCGCAAGGTGGAAGAGGTGCGTAACAACTTCTGGGGCTTCTGTAAGCCGATGGGCGTGATGGTGGTGCTGGCGGTGTTACTGCTGGCTCAGCCTGACCTGGGTACGGTGGTGGTGCTCTTCGTCACCACGCTGGCGATGCTGTTCCTCGCCGGAGCCAAACTCTGGCAGTTCCTGGCGATCATCGGCTCCGGTATTTTCGCGGTTTGCCTGCTGATTGTGGCCGAACCGTACCGTATGCGCCGCGTCACGTCCTTCTGGAATCCCTGGGAAGATCCGTTCGGCAGTGGCTACCAGCTGACCCAGTCTCTGATGGCTTTTGGTCGTGGGGAATTCTGGGGCCAGGGGCTGGGAAATTCAGTGCAGAAACTGGAATATCTGCCGGAGGCACATACCGATTTTATCTTCTCCATAATCGGTGAGGAACTGGGTTATATCGGTGTGGTTTTAGCCCTGTTAATGGTATTCTTCGTCGCTTTTCGCGCGATGTCCATTGGTCGTCGTGCGCTTGAGCTTGACCAGCGTTTTTCCGGCTTCCTTGGGTGCTCGATTGGCGTGTGGTTCAGCTTCCAGGCGCTGGTTAACGTTGGCGCTGCAGCGGGCATGTTACCGACCAAAGGTCTGACGTTGCCGCTGATCAGTTACGGTGGTTCGAGTCTGATCATCATGTCGACTGCCATCGTGTTTTTGTTACGTATTGATTATGAAACGCGTCTGGCAAAAGCGCAGGCGTTTACGCGGGGTAGTCGATGA